The genomic stretch TGTGCCGGTAACGCGCTCGGCACTCCACCGGTCCCCTGCGGATTCACCGCTTCCTCCCGTTGGCAGTTCCCTTTCGGGATATTCGGCTGTCTCTGCGCGTCACGCGAACGCATCGTCGCTTCCCCTTCCATCATGTTCGGTCCTTCATCTGGCCGGACGTCGGGCCAGCCTACTATGACCTCTGCTGACTCCTGCCGGTTCAGCCACGCCTTTCGGCGTGGTTTCCCAAGTTACTTGGTCCCCCGGCAGGCCTCCCCGGGTAAGAACGTTGCCTTTCCCTCCATCTACCCGCCCCATTTACTCTCGGCAGCCTTCGGTGACAAGGACTTCGCTTTGTTCGGCAAGCTCATCCAACTGCCGCTAGCCTCACCTGGGGTTCGTGGTCCTCGGGCCGGAGGTTTGCCGCTGGCTTCCTTCAGATTCCGCCTCGCGGCGGACACCCTTGCCTTAAGCTAACGCCTACTGCCACCTTCGGCGTTCGGGACTTCCACCCTAGAGACAACGCCCATGCCGGGCGCACCGAATTTCCGCCATCACGACGACGAAGGAAGGATTGCCGAACCAACCAGTCGATAACCATTCCCCCCAAGCCGCTATCGGCTTGGGGTCTGTTGTTTTGTTCGTCTTCATCTCCCTCTGGGGGCGTAAACTTTTCTAAGCCCATTTACATGGCCTGAAGCGCCGGCAGGGAGGCCTTTGCGATGACTTCTTTCAAAGGCATCTTAGAATCCCGCCTTTTGCTCATCCGACGGAGAAGGCTCTTTCTCGTGATCGGCATCGCTGCTTTGCTGATCGCGATTGTCTGCCTCTACGCCCATCTTCATCTCCCCGTTCTCCCGCCGGGGCCAGCGCCGGACAAACTGCCGCTCGAAGGAAAGAAAATCCTGATCGATGCAGGCCACGGCGGGATCGACAGCGGAACAAACACCAAGGAAGGCTACCTGGAGAAGACCGTCAACCTGGAGATGTCCATAATCCTAAAGCCCCGCTTGGAAGCGCTGGGGGCCAAGGTCCTGCTCAGCCGCGAGAGCGATGTCGATCTTAGCGGCTTGGCGCCTGACCACCCACAGCGCTACCGGACTGATCTGGCCAACCGTGTCCGCTGGGCCAACGATGAAGAGGGCGATCTGCTCTTGAGCCTGCACATCAATTCGGCCCGCGATCCCCAGATGCGCGGCGCCATCCTCCTCTACCATCCCAAAACACCCTTTACGGACCAGTCGAAGGAACTGGCCCACACCCTACAGAAAGAGTTAAACAGC from Heliomicrobium modesticaldum Ice1 encodes the following:
- a CDS encoding N-acetylmuramoyl-L-alanine amidase family protein, whose protein sequence is MTSFKGILESRLLLIRRRRLFLVIGIAALLIAIVCLYAHLHLPVLPPGPAPDKLPLEGKKILIDAGHGGIDSGTNTKEGYLEKTVNLEMSIILKPRLEALGAKVLLSRESDVDLSGLAPDHPQRYRTDLANRVRWANDEEGDLLLSLHINSARDPQMRGAILLYHPKTPFTDQSKELAHTLQKELNSFYAHYAKEGEIYRHQPYGGDFFVLEYVKMPSVIVEMGFITNYQDRALFLKADFRNALAQKIADGVVKYINQELVKKTFFEWLWPRRGHLRDDSPGESAADMVFAPGQPVPIAQDHDCL